AATCTAGGGACATGAGTCTAAATAGACATAACAGCCCAAAGCATTGGAACATAATTACCAAATCCTTACAACATAATGTCTAGAGTGATATAACAGGCCACAGCATAAGAACATATTTGAACAAATGCAGAGACAAAAGTGAAGGACCATTATTCAGGAATCTAGACGCACTACAACTACAATAAATGAGATTTCAAATAGCCTCACTTACtgtgattcttcttcttcttcttcctcacacacacacacacacacacactttgcTCAGCAGAACTTTAGCCAGAACCAGCTACTCCTCAAGCCCaatctcaaatttaaaatcCTTAACACTTCTGATTATTATGGCAGAACAAAGCCAGATGCCGTTTAATACCAACTCAcattcttttcttctaaaaCTATAATCACTGTTATGAGATCCAAACTCATTGGGAAAGGCCTATAAATCTTTAATGCAAcacaaaatcaagaagaaatcttaaattttagaaCTCTAAGGATGACAGGAAAGGAGTCACTTTGGATGGAACCTAAAAGACAATATAACCTTGATTTTGTCATATATATAGTCCTTTGTTCATTACTTTTATAATTTCAACTCTTTGAACCAAGCTACGATTGTAAACTATAAAACCTTGATTTCCCCATGCTTCAATAGTTGACTTGTTGCACAATTACAGAGCCctatttttgaaaaagcacCAACTCTGATGGATAGGTTCATTCCCTCCAAACTCTAGGTGGGCAATTTTTACTAATTGTCCTCTGTTTCCTGCTGGCACCCTTTCAATTTTTACCAATccccatgtgtgtgtgtgtgtttcaaaTATGAAATGGTAAATAAATCATCCAAAACATCAGCAGAAAAATAAACACTATGCAGATGTTGTCGACATTTATGTAAGCAAGATATGGATAATTAAGAGTTTTTAGTGGTTGCACCCCACTGACAATAAGATTCTTGCAATTATTTTGTAGTCGAAACTCCAAAAAGGCCTTCTTGTAATTCCAAGacaatattctctctctctcttcctcttcttccgTGTTATCCTTTTTGCATTTGTTCTACAATGTTTCTAAGCACATTTAGCTATTCCTTAAGCCTGATCTCAACCTTTAAATGCTTAAACCTAATCATTATTGCAGTAAGATTCCTGATGTCATTAATGACCAACTCGCAATCTCTTCTTCAAACAGTACAATCTACCCCAAAATCATAGGAAAAGGTCTGTGGATTTGTAGTGCAACACCTAAGCAAGAAGAAATAAGCAAGTTTAGAACACTAAACAGTGGTTCTAGCATACTGAAGGTGTCAAATGCTATAGTGTAATCCTAATAATGCTAAAGCTTATCAAGATAGTACCGTGCCAACTGGTGAAAATATGCCATTGAACTCAAGtggaaaataagaaagaataaCACAGGAAAGGAGCAGGTTTGTATGTGAGCTAATTCTCCCCCCTTCTATAAATCAATAAGTAAAGCTttattacaataataaaaaacttcatGTCTTCATCAAATATACTGTAAACCATAACAATTTTGGCAAACACAGAAGTACTCGAATTATGAACATATGCTTAGCCAAAGAGaggacgaaaaaaaaaaaaaaaaaaaaaacccaacttggAGAAGAAAAACCACACCagtgcgatttttttttttttttcctcttcattGTCATCTATGTATGAAATGGATCCCTTGTCTGGAAGAATCTTACGAACCAACTTGTCAGATGTCAAAAATAGCTGCAGACATACCACATACAAATCTAATATTAACTTAAAATGGAACacaagaagtaaaaaaaattccaagatCCCTCAATGACAAACACCTTGATTGTTTGTTCCTCATCAACCATCAATTTACCTCATCTTATATTCAGAACACATGATTTCTCTCACTAATTGGGTTGACCTCCAAAACTTTTTGTGGTATTCATAGTTGTTGAAAAAGATTGATATGACAGGAAAATATTAccaacttgtaaaaaaaaaaaaaacccgaggacagaacaacacaataaaatggACACTACaaattctttcctttcttttccttcccaATGGATTGATCTTATCCTTCCACTCCTTTAATATAAAACTCACAAACTTAGTAATGTAAGTAGTCTAATCAATGGCACATTCCCCTGTGAGGAGGAAAAAGCTGAAGCTTTCTCCAATGCTCTAGTTAATCAACGGAAACCAATTTCAAAATTCTAGAGGAAAAGGGAAATATCACCACCTTCAATTTGAACCAAAGTTGGATGTTTTTTTCCTGGGCTCTGAATAACTTCTTCTAGAGAACATTGGAGAAAGAAAGTTTTGGTGTTCATTTTTAActtgcaaaattattttctcaagGCAATAATTTTTTCCACTAGGGGAACTCCAGATTTCATGACACTGATGGACATAAAAACAAGAAGTTCATAGAAAACAAGGGACTTGTTTACGATATAATTAAAGCTGGTAACACGTTTCTTTAGTACCATTTGTTTTTCCCCAATTGCAAGCTACTGTTATCTTCATTGCTTTTACGAGGcattcaattataaaattttttaatcagaAAAATGAATTCCTGTACTCGTGAATAAAAAGCtccaaaattatattatttttaacttattttttcaacaaatataaaacATCTAATTGTCCAAGGAGGCATTATGATTTAATGATATGCTAACTATCCTTAAGAGGTCAAgactacaaaaaaaataaaaaataaataaaaatccatgtTATGTAAGTGGCACATTCCAAACAAGacttattaattaattcaacCAGATACCTTCATCGCCTTGGGTGCATTGGTCACCACTAATGGCATGCAGTGAGATACCTGGCGTTTCTTGCTCATTTGTTTGCTCTAAATCCATAATGacttctccatcttcttctacAATACATGCCACGATCACAGTGATTTCCCTCTTGCTGTCCTCTTCCCTCTGAGTGCTTCCTAGAAGCAGCAAAGTGTGCTTCTCCATCCTTTCCTGTGGAAGAGAATGCCTCAAGTTTAAATCTCTGTGATTCTCTCAAGCATTTATTGCTGACTTAGTCATGAGAGAACTGACATTTTGTTAAACTACACTCCTTTGTCCATCCTCacactctgataccactttgGTACATATAGGAGTGCGTCCTTGCCAGTGTTGGCCGGCTTTCGATAGATTACAAAGattaaaataagataagataagGTTAATTTGAGAAAATCCTGACCTCCAACTACTCAAAAACTAATCATTTATCTATCTAACAATTATTAAAGAGTTACACAACTGGtttttatattagaaaaaagTTAGGACCGTTTGAAAGAATTTAAAGTTTTTGCCCAGTAAATTTTTAGCCGAACTGAAATGGGATTGCTATTTTGATTCCTTAAACTTTGCTATTTTGGCAGCCATGGGTTCATATCACCAATTCTTATTGTCCATGATACATAGATGCCACGTGTTCTTCTATGAATCCATCAGTTATTAAACTaatgaatgtaaaaaataaatctatctCTAACTCTCTAACTCCAAGTTACCATCACATGGTGGACCTTATGTATGACCTctacaaccccccccccccttctctcttTCCTGCTGCAGCTTCTCTTATCTTGTGAGGAAGAGGGAAagagattattttttattaaaacaaaagaaggaatttattaaaaagttaattttattttaccagTTATTGCACTCCTATCATGCATAGAAATCAAATCCAGACCAATACATGTTCTATTAcacaatattatttaaatacattcactatagagaaaagaaataacaagaTTAAAATGAACAAGGTGTGTACATAATATACAGTATGCAACAAGACAAAATGAAGTGCAGAAAGCTTCAAGCAAGAGTTTAATAACCTCACCTTAAATAGCAAAGTCCACAGCAGCAACAAAAATGAAGTGCAGAAACCCGTCCAAACCAGAAGCTTGGTTAACATCAATAAAACTGGTTTCCAGAATATAATTCAACACACCCTTGCTTTCAAACATGGTAGCAGTCATGAGGGCTGTCTTCTCTTTAAATCCCATCATCTTTGACCCAATTCTCCTCCTATACAACAAGCTTGCCTCATCAATATCATGACATTCTTCTTCCATAGAACTTTCAAAACCAATTAAACCATCAAAGCCcaataattcaagaaaatttgaaatgatGTCGCTGTCTTGTTTCTCAAATTCACTGCCCATGATGAAACCTGTTTTACAAGGTTTCTGCTAGGAACCACTGCACTTGTAAATCACATTCTTCTCAGACCTTCACAGTTCACAGGTCTCTCTctacaaaatttgtaaaaaatataagattcaCAAATGCTGCTCTTGAATTTAGAAAAAGAGCAAAGAGCATATTAGAATGAAAAAATGCACTCATAGAAAATTACACAGAAACacaaagacaaagaaagagCTCCATTCTGATAAACATCAATAAAATATACTGATAGATAAACAAATATTCAATTGTATGCTATATATTCATAAAACTATCTCCCAAATTCAAACCAATATTATTAGGATCGTAAATGCTAACTAGTGCCCTGAAAACCTTAAGGTGTTCGGAAGAGGCACATCAAAGTCTTTATCCAATGGCAGCAGAGCAAAGCCCCACATCTATATGTGTTGCAGGCGGGCATGAGGGGCTTTGCAATGCACTGGTAGACTTGCATCAGTTGGCTGGGCTGTAAAGCACCGATTCCACAGAATCCCCCACAAGGTCACATTacaacaaacacaaccaaacattTTATCATTGGTACCAAAGATACACTAAGCATATCAACAAAATCATGagattcaaaacataaattacaTCCTTCTCttacattttcttagcaaccaaccAAGATGCTTTAaccattcataaattaaaatggAAAGCCCCACATCCAATTGCTCTTTTTCCATTCATTAATTCAGTCATTCTCTTTTctaatttcttatatgttttaacataaaaaagtgatatttaaaaaaagaatcataCTCTAAATAACATACCAATCAATCACATGACATCAAATGCAGTAGAGAAATTcagaaaataactttaaaactcCCTCACCATCAGAAAAAATAGGAAACCAACAATGTATTTATGCATtcacttaaagaaaacacaacgAAGCACAATCCATGTAATGTAAATGCCATGGCAGTAAGATGTTCATAACCTAATAATGAAAAGCACAACCCAAAACCTAAAAGATGGAATTTTaaagtaggaaaaaaattcGATAAAAAAGCTTGACAATTTTAAActagaaagcaaacaaaaaaaacatatttaacaACATTAAAGCAGAATGAATCAAGTCAAAATAATGTAATGCAGGTGATTGTCACCCCCATTAACCTCGCAGCAGACCCACACCCAACACAAAATCAAATGCTGAAAGCATGGTCTTTTTCACTCACTACATAACACAACAATGCAACATTCTTTCAAAAATCCCGCATGAAATAAATTGATGAGTTACATGAAGCCACTGCAATTGAGTGGTCAGGTTTTCTAGGTCATGGGAGACACagtggaaaagtgagagagaaCCAAAAAAGTATGAACATTACCATTAAAGAAGAAATGATTTGTTGAAGGAGAAGTAAAAATTCTTTACTTTTCCTTCTCAACCTTTTTTGGGCAAATTGAGAGGTCATTCCGGtaatgactttttattttttgattcaTAGAGgatccaaattccgttcctcaaatgcaaccaaaaaaaaaaagttttttttttttttttttgctttaaaaccTTGATTTCCCTATGCTTCATTAGCTGACTTGTTGCACAATTACAGAACCCTAAAGTTTGAATGAGGACCAATTGGTTTTGCATATGAGATCAACTGAGATGTTTCTCATCATAAGAAAACAGTATAGAATAAACAATTAAGCACATACCTAGGATGTGAGAAGTTTTTACCAATCGTCCCCTGTTCTTGCTAACACCCTTTCAAATGTTTGCTTTGCGCTTCAAAATATCTCTACATATAGAAATAGTAATTAAATTTTCCAAAACatcagaagaaaaaaataaataaataaaataaaacactatgCAGATGTTTTATGCAAGTTATGGGTAAATAACTAAAAACATCGATACTTAAGAATTTGAAGTGGTTGCACCCTACTGACAATAGGGATTCTAGTAATTATTTTCTAGCTGAAACTCTAAAATGGCCTTCTTTTGATTCTGAGGCAATCTTATctccgtctctctctctctctctctctctctctctctctctctctctctctctgttttatttatttttcttcctcttcttttaaattatccTTTTTGCATTTGTTCTCCAGAGTTTATAACCATATCCAGTGATTATTTAAGCCCAATCTCAACCTAGATGTCCTTAAACCTAATTATTAGTGCAGTAAGATGACTGGTGTCAGTAGTGACCAACTCGCAATCTCTTCTTCAAACTGTACAATCAAGTTTAGATACACTGAAATCATTGGAAATGGTCTGTGGATTTATATTGCAACACAAAAGCAAGAAGGTACAAGCAAGTTTAGAACTACAGGGACATTAAAAAAGGAAATACTACCTAAAACACACAGCAACAATAATCTTGCCATAGATAGTATGCCCCTCCTTAATTCATTAGTtcaataattcaaaatattttcttatgcCCATGTGAACCAAGCTATTATtgtaaactataaaattttagttttgcCAGTAGACACAATAggtcaatatttttcttcacaGGCACACCCTTGTTTACCAAGAGAAGGTTGAAACAGGGGTTCTAGCACACTGAAGAAGTAGAAAGCCACAGTTGTAATCCTAATAATGCTACAGCTGATCACACAGGGCAGGAGGAGGTTATTAATAGAAGTACACGGATCAAAAACATATTCTTAGCaacaacacccaaaaaaaaaaaaaaaaaaacaccggTGCTACTTTTTTGTCATTATCATCATCCATGTCTGAATCAGCCATTTTTGTCTAGAAGAATTTTGTGTGCCAACTTCTGAAACGTCAAGAATAACTGCAAACATGTCCATAAAATGGAACccagcaagaaaaaaaaaaagcatattttaaatgaaacccagaaaagatttatataaaatttcatatttttacgtaaaaacaactaaaatcaaaacaaattaaaaaaatgtagagTTTTGCTTATATAATACTTACGCTTTCTTCTTCCCATTTGAAATCTTGTTGTTCTTTCTGCAATTTCAGCATCAATCACACATTCAGAAACCCATATAATGAGGCCCAGGCTATAtctaggagaagaaaaagaaactggGGAAAAGGAAAACGTAATgttctgtcttttttttttttttcttttttttgtgtataaaaagaaattatagagttttttaattttggttttaaaatgTTGCGTCTGGAATTATAGAAATtatcaaagaagtttttaaaattttaaaaaaaaaaaaatcagagaagagtGAAGAACATACCAGGGAAGCGTATGCAGTAGTTCaacttttctcaaaatatacTATCTGAGATGTAAAGATTTGGGATGTGAGAAATCTTATCCCAATCCTCTCCATTTTCCTTCTCGCATCTTTGCTTTAATTGGGGACATCTCCAGATTTCCAACCTCTGTAAAGAGGTAAGGTGACTCATCCCTTCGGGAAGTGACGTCAGATTGGGACACTCCCAAATGATTAATGTCTCAAGAGAAGTTAGGTTTTTAAACCACTCCTCTGGCAGAGACTCCAACTCCAGACTCAACTGCAATTTCTTTAATTTGGAGAGAGGAGGggagaaggaggaggaagaggaagaggaagaggacgGAAATGAAGAAGCCCTTACTCCCCTATTATTCATCTCTATTGTCTCTTCCAACGGCTTCAAACTGCTATTTTCCAACCAAAgctctttttcaagatttggAAATAGCGGCATGCAAGTCACATTAGGGCAATACCagaaatgaaagagagaaagacgCGGAAAGGAAGGTATGTGTTGGTGATAGTGAttagttgatgatgatgatgatgatgatattgttGATGTCGTTGTTGCCTCATTCCCCTTATCCACACTCCTCCACCATCCCTTTAGATTTCGACACTTATAGATATAGAGATCCTCAAGGGATGGGAAAAATGTTGATGGTGATGCCAGTGAAGCAGATATCTCATCATTCATATCCCCGTCTGTCATGTACTCCAGACCATCCATACACTCAATATGTAGTTTTCGGAGAGTTGAGAGTTTATACAACGGTGGCAAATATTGGCACTTCTTACAATTGTGTATAGTTAATTCAACGAGATTTGTTAAGAATGAAAGCCAACTTGAAACTCTCACACCCATGTACCCCTCCATTTCCAAAGATTTTAAACTTTGATGTGGTTGGAGGCCATCCATGGAATTTTCATCATCACAGGTATCTACGGCATCATCACCCTCCAAATTCCATCTTAATTTCAACTCACTGAGATGCTGCTTCTCCTTCAAATTTGCTGCTTTGAATTCTGAGGAAGCATCTTTCACCCATGCCAAAATTTTAATCTCTAATTTTCCTCTCAAGTCATTTAGCTTGTTTAATTCCGCTAGCCCACCGCAATGCTTGGAAGAACCCTTACTCACAACAAAAAGGTTTAACGTTTGAAGAGAAGTCAATTGCCCTAATCCACATGGCATATGAGTCAAATTCTtacaaccatttattttaaggTGCTTGAGGCTGACCAATTTTTGAATGTCAGCTGGTAACTCTCTTAGCATCACACACGTAGAGAGATTTAATGTTTGAAGAGAAGTCAATTGCCCAAATCCACGTGGCAGATGAGTCAAATTCTTGCAACCTTTTATGTTAAGGTCCTTGAGGCTGACCAATTTTTGAATGTTAGCTGGTAACTCCTTAAGATTAGTACAGTAAGAGAGCTTTAATGTTTGCAAATTCACTAATCTAGTTATAGAACTAGGGAGAACTTCAATTTCATTATCGGAGAGATCAAGGTACTTCAGATGCATCAACTTATCAATGGTATTTGGCAATGTCTTCATTCTTAACTGATGTAGGTCTAACACACGCAAGTATTTAAAACTAGAAATAAGTGGTTTGAGAATTGAATCTTCCACTATTTCCCCTTTAACAACCCAAGGATCGCATGCCAAAATAAATGTTCGCATCTTATTTGCTTTAACCAATGTGCTTAAATTCTCCCTAATAAATGAAACATTGtcaattgaaaatgagagatgaCGAACTTTTTCATTGACATTGTTTACATTAGAATCAACCAGAGTAAACTCACTCTTTGAGACTGATTGTGCAAGATCATGGATTAAATCATGCATCTTAAACTTCATCATATTCATGCCGCCGCCTTCTTTTGCTTCTTGAAAGAAGGACCTCCAATGTAAATCCATGAAGTACTGATTGGCAATATCCTCTAATTGTTTGTTCTTTTCTTGTGATTGAATAAATCCTTGTGCTATCCATAATTGTATCAATGTCAACTTATCAATTACATAATCTTTAGGAAACAATGAACAATATGCAAAACAACACTTCAAATATGATGGAAGATGATCGTAACTCAATTTTAGAACCGGTAAAATACCATTGTTTGGTTGAGTTACATTTGTAAGTTCATTATTCTTGATATCTAACCATCCAGCTTCTGttgtttcaaaatataaaactctCCCTATTGTCTTTATAGCAAGAGGCACTCCTTGACATTTTCCTACAATGTCCATTCCAATTGTTTCAAGATCAGGATCAGTGGTATCTTGTCCTTCTCCGAATGCCATTCGTTTAAATAAACTCCAAGATTTATCCTTTGGCAGGCCACTTAGAAAATACGGCGGCTTGATTGTGCTGGTAATCTCTGCAACCAGTTTAGTCCTTGTAGTTATCAACACCTTACTTCCCTTTGCACCACCCATCAAAAGTCTTTTCAAATTACACCAGCGCTCTTCATTCTCATTCCAAACATCATCCAATACAAGCAAGTACTTCTTTTGGTTGAGTTGATCCTGGAGTTTATCTTGCAATGGATCCATCCCAAGATTTTCAGGTTTTGTTCTAGTTGCAGATTCAATTAtcttttcagtaatttttttaacatcaaAGTCATCAGATACACACACCCACATCTTCAAATCAAAATAATCATTGACACTTTTATCATTGTATACATATTGAGCCAGTGTGGTTTTCCCCAACCCTCCAATCCCCACTATGCATATGAATGAGACATTGTCTTTCACATCAAAGTCCAACAATAGATCTACGATGGCCTTCCTATCCTCTTCTCTCCCAATGACTTCTTCTTCACCTATATATGAGTAAGTTTGGTCCCTGTCCCTAGTCACATCCTGTATCTTTAAAGGACGCTCTACCAACTTCAAGTGAAATTTTTTCCAATCAGTTGCTATATCATTAAGCTTCTCCCTCGTAGCCTTTATTTTGCGAGCCatcttaaaactaaaaacaagttGGTTTgatcttgaaaagaaaatacGTACCTTCTTTGCCATTTTATCACCACCCATCACCTTACGCTGAAGCACATGAGTGGAGAACTCGCTCAGCAAGTCATCTGCATCAAAAACTACATCTCTGAGCCTGTTGAGCCAGTGCTCGACTTGTTTGTTCTGGACCTGCTGCTCCTCTGCATCCTGAAGCACAGCTTGAATAGTGAGAACAGTGTTGTTCATTTTTTCGAGCTCATCGTTGACACCCCAGATCGATCCAATCTGATCGAGAGTGGCAGAGCCCAAGCTTTCAATGATCTTCCGTACAAGGCCATACAGGATTGCATCGGCCATTTGTTCTTGTTGGATGAAAGAAAACGTAGCAAGCTTAGCTGATGGAGAGTAGTTTGAGATATGAGAGGAGGAAGATTAAATTGGCTGTGAAGAAGGCTAGTTATGTAAATTCAAGAGTCCACTTAGAAATCACCAGATAAATGTGAACAACGGCTCCACtgctcaataattttttttttttttttttttttgagaaacaactgCTCAATAATTACTACTTAACAACAGCCCCATGTGCTCCTCAATAATGGTTTCTGTGAAGACAAGAATAAAAAGGCAAGAAGGCCCCAGTATGGCTCAATAATTGAGTGAAAAGTATGGGTTGTTTAGTAAATCCActcaaacatatatttttaatttttaaatattattatacattttttttatatatttttttatctatatatatttttacacatattttaaataataaaatatatattttcaaacataCGTACCAAACATCTCCGAGTATAATAAATTTTGACACCATCCTCTGTACTTTTGGGTTATAATGGGTCCAGTGACTATAAGTCAAATATgcacataaatttaaaaaaagtggTTCAAGCTAGCCACTAAAAATCGGATCACAAATGagtagaagctttggatattTGTATATCTGTGACCGTCTGTTATATACGTACAATCCAtaagtatattttataaatgttcaTAGTAGAGTGGAGCTTTATGTCTCTGTTTGCTTCTATGTATTTTTCTATGAGTGCCTTTTATTTGCCCTTTCCACTGTTTGTAAATTCCTTTTTAGCATTTATACTTTATACTTGTTACAGGTTTTGTAGGGAGACTATGTGGAGATCTGAGATGAGAGTGATTGCCCTTTGCAGTGCTTATATAGAAGTTGTATTACAGtaatattttgtaataaaacATGTATAATTTGGAGTGGATACGTTGTTTTATATAATCATACATTTTGGATATGAATGCTAACATGTGTATGATGGTAACATGAGATTTTTCAGTACTtcgttttatttaaaataaaattaaaaaatctctttttctcttcctcatgAGAGAAGCCACAGCAAAAAGAAGAGGCCATAACATTAATTCCACCTTGTGATGGTATTTGTGACATTCATTTTAATGTAGCTTAATTACTGTTGGATTAATTTACTGGGAAGCCAACAGGCCATATGTTCAATCTTACAGAAATGTTTATATGTTCTTCAAGGTGGTATGGTTCTGCTATATGGTACTAAGCTCAAAGAAGCTTATTTATACAGTTGTTGCATTCCAGGTTTTTTTTAGATAGAGTGACCTACTGTGACCATTATGAATGATTCCACAATAgtttcttattttccttttacttgttGTATAGGTGGTGGAGACTGTGAATGGGTCTTTGTGAAAAGAAGATAAAGTTGAACAAGAATGGTACGAAAAAAAGgaacattttcaaaaaactaaaaggaaCCTTTCtctctatcaaaaaaataaataaaaaataaaaaaaaccttttctcaAATTACTCTATTAAATACCCGCATTTGAGATTGGACTAGACCGGCTGAACAATAGATGTAATTGATGTAATTATTTAAAACtccaaataaaagaaggccccacttgaaaatatatatatatgtgtgtgtttgcgTGTGGGTAATATTTagctatatattttaattacaaaaaaaaaagtattttagtcattttattggtcaataaaatgcattaaaaaagtCTCACTGTAtcctaaaatgtaaaaaattgaatatgaaaaaaacaaaaataactatattttagttaataaaattaaattttaagagaCAAATTCATTACCTCATTcttaaaatatgataaaataaaaattaatactagacaaatttattaataatacaacATAATTATCTTAGAATATACTAAaatagatattataaatttctaaatcaaaagaaaaaatctctcatctttttatctctctgcctctctatCTTTaccctttcctttcttttcttcgtcttgattcttcatttttttatataagtccagtcattcattttaagttatattttttaatttacttgGTTGATAGGACAAGGACAACACGCTGAGTcttgatttttgatctttttctattttttattctacattatattttttaatctacttAATTGACAGGACAAGAACAACATGTTGAGTcttgatttttgatctttttttataaGCTCAGTCATCccttttaagttatattttttaatctacttGATGGAAAGGATAAAGACAACACGCTGAGTTTGCTCTTACACATGCACA
The sequence above is drawn from the Quercus lobata isolate SW786 chromosome 12, ValleyOak3.0 Primary Assembly, whole genome shotgun sequence genome and encodes:
- the LOC115970932 gene encoding disease resistance protein RGA2-like, producing MADAILYGLVRKIIESLGSATLDQIGSIWGVNDELEKMNNTVLTIQAVLQDAEEQQVQNKQVEHWLNRLRDVVFDADDLLSEFSTHVLQRKVMGGDKMAKKVRIFFSRSNQLVFSFKMARKIKATREKLNDIATDWKKFHLKLVERPLKIQDVTRDRDQTYSYIGEEEVIGREEDRKAIVDLLLDFDVKDNVSFICIVGIGGLGKTTLAQYVYNDKSVNDYFDLKMWVCVSDDFDVKKITEKIIESATRTKPENLGMDPLQDKLQDQLNQKKYLLVLDDVWNENEERWCNLKRLLMGGAKGSKVLITTRTKLVAEITSTIKPPYFLSGLPKDKSWSLFKRMAFGEGQDTTDPDLETIGMDIVGKCQGVPLAIKTIGRVLYFETTEAGWLDIKNNELTNVTQPNNGILPVLKLSYDHLPSYLKCCFAYCSLFPKDYVIDKLTLIQLWIAQGFIQSQEKNKQLEDIANQYFMDLHWRSFFQEAKEGGGMNMMKFKMHDLIHDLAQSVSKSEFTLVDSNVNNVNEKVRHLSFSIDNVSFIRENLSTLVKANKMRTFILACDPWVVKGEIVEDSILKPLISSFKYLRVLDLHQLRMKTLPNTIDKLMHLKYLDLSDNEIEVLPSSITRLVNLQTLKLSYCTNLKELPANIQKLVSLKDLNIKGCKNLTHLPRGFGQLTSLQTLNLSTCVMLRELPADIQKLVSLKHLKINGCKNLTHMPCGLGQLTSLQTLNLFVVSKGSSKHCGGLAELNKLNDLRGKLEIKILAWVKDASSEFKAANLKEKQHLSELKLRWNLEGDDAVDTCDDENSMDGLQPHQSLKSLEMEGYMGVRVSSWLSFLTNLVELTIHNCKKCQYLPPLYKLSTLRKLHIECMDGLEYMTDGDMNDEISASLASPSTFFPSLEDLYIYKCRNLKGWWRSVDKGNEATTTSTISSSSSSSTNHYHQHIPSFPRLSLFHFWYCPNVTCMPLFPNLEKELWLENSSLKPLEETIEMNNRGVRASSFPSSSSSSSSSFSPPLSKLKKLQLSLELESLPEEWFKNLTSLETLIIWECPNLTSLPEGMSHLTSLQRLEIWRCPQLKQRCEKENGEDWDKISHIPNLYISDSIF